In Halanaeroarchaeum sp. HSR-CO, one DNA window encodes the following:
- a CDS encoding deoxyribodipyrimidine photo-lyase, whose product MTLFWHRRDLRTIDNAGLDRATAHGSVVPIFCLDDDILQYAGRPRVRFMLEALRDLRKRYRDLGTDLIVVHGDPSVQIPAVAAEYDADTVVWNDDYSGLAQERDESVEDALLSAGFDVDWVQDLVLHEPGSIRTSNGDPYSVFSYYWKKWQDREKESSYACPEADAFVGVSGNPIPGLEELGFEQPDASIPDGTRQAAIDRLRAFIEDPIFSYSDCRDVPAEACTSRLSQDLKFGLVGIREVYEATERAKSSASSSEDRESVREFQRQLAWREFYAQVLTYSPETVTENFKSYTNPISWKRDEDALDAWKRGQTGYPIVDAGMRQLLAEGYMHNRVRMIVASFLTKDLLVDWREGYRWFRDRLVDHDTANDVGGWQWAASTGTDAQPYFRIFNPMTQGERYDPEAQYITEYVEELRNVDAEIIHDWTDLSPTQREANAPAYPAPIVDHAARREAAIAMFERARADD is encoded by the coding sequence GTGACGTTGTTCTGGCATCGTCGTGATCTTCGAACGATCGATAATGCTGGCCTCGACCGGGCGACAGCCCACGGGTCGGTGGTGCCGATATTCTGTCTCGACGACGATATCCTCCAGTATGCCGGGCGCCCCCGGGTCAGATTCATGCTCGAGGCCCTTCGAGACCTCCGCAAGCGATATCGTGACCTGGGAACGGATCTGATCGTCGTTCACGGAGACCCGAGCGTCCAGATTCCAGCGGTCGCAGCGGAATACGACGCAGACACCGTCGTGTGGAACGACGATTACTCCGGACTCGCCCAGGAGCGAGACGAATCGGTCGAGGACGCACTCCTCTCTGCCGGCTTCGACGTTGACTGGGTACAAGACCTCGTCCTCCACGAACCGGGTTCGATCCGGACCTCGAATGGTGACCCGTACTCCGTCTTCTCGTACTACTGGAAGAAGTGGCAAGACCGTGAGAAAGAATCCTCGTATGCTTGTCCAGAGGCCGACGCATTCGTTGGGGTCTCTGGTAATCCGATACCAGGACTCGAGGAACTGGGATTCGAGCAACCCGACGCTTCGATTCCCGACGGAACTCGCCAGGCCGCAATCGACCGACTTCGGGCGTTTATCGAGGATCCGATTTTCTCGTATAGCGACTGTCGAGACGTCCCCGCCGAAGCGTGCACCTCACGACTGTCACAGGATCTCAAGTTCGGGCTTGTGGGGATCCGCGAGGTGTACGAGGCGACCGAACGGGCGAAGTCGTCGGCCAGCTCGTCGGAAGACCGTGAGTCCGTCCGCGAGTTCCAGCGCCAACTCGCCTGGCGGGAATTCTACGCCCAGGTTCTGACGTACAGCCCAGAGACCGTGACCGAGAATTTCAAGTCCTACACGAACCCGATTTCGTGGAAACGAGACGAGGACGCCCTCGATGCCTGGAAACGAGGGCAGACGGGGTACCCCATCGTCGACGCTGGCATGCGACAATTACTGGCAGAAGGATACATGCACAACCGGGTCCGCATGATCGTCGCCTCGTTTCTCACCAAAGACCTGCTCGTGGACTGGCGAGAAGGGTACCGGTGGTTCCGTGATCGTCTCGTGGATCACGATACAGCGAACGACGTCGGTGGGTGGCAGTGGGCGGCATCCACGGGAACCGACGCCCAGCCGTACTTTCGCATCTTCAACCCCATGACACAGGGCGAGCGCTACGATCCCGAAGCGCAGTATATCACCGAATACGTCGAAGAACTCCGGAATGTCGACGCTGAAATAATCCACGACT